The Arachis ipaensis cultivar K30076 chromosome B03, Araip1.1, whole genome shotgun sequence region CTtagtttataataaattttaattattaaattattatttaaattgttATTATATCAGATTTAATTATCAGATTAGTGTTCAAATTGTTATTATATTAGACAAATTGTCTATAGagagatttttaaaaaaattattattaaataataatagatattgatttatctatttttattaaaatataaaaattaatttatctaataaaataaaaaattaaagactgATTAGGGCATTTGGCAACCAAAAGTTTTATTTTTGGGACATTAATTTGATAACCAAAAGTTGGTCTTATACTCTTatgtaactattttttttttcttctttcgcTCATCTAATTTCGGTTTAAACTTTACAGATTATGGGAACAGAGTAGTTGGATTGCTTTCGGCCATTGTGAAGACCGAAGACCCACGGAGAGAAAGGAAAAGACGGAAGCCCAAAAGAACCGTGAATATAATGCCATCAACATTCAACAAGATAAAATTGGGCCTAGTTGTCAAAGATTTtgtacttattattattattattataataatatatttttttaatttttatttccatTTTGTCTCTTTATTTGCATTTGGTTTGTCAAAACTTCGAATCCAAATGGTGAGGCGAAGACACCTACCACGTTACGCTGTGTCCCATATATTATTAATGCAGAATGTAGGCCTACACAGTCCACACCCCTAATTCAACATCTTTCTATTATTTCCTTTCCTTTGAGCTTCCTCAGAAACGGAAACCCCATGGATTTTCCAAAGCTCAACATTCTTCTATGCTTGTCCATCTTCCTTCTTTCATCCTTTCGCGCTCATGCCAAAGTCGAATTTGACTACTGCGGTATGCGTTTCTTCTACTGCTGCTCCCTCACCTTTCTCTTTTCActatcctcttctttttctttttcctaagGCTCAATCAGTTTCGAGGTAACTGTTTAGTTTACTATTTCCTCTGCTTATTTCTATCTAGTTATGTAATTGAATAGTCTTGCAGTTCTGGAAGTTACAGTTGACTTGATCCTATCGAATGGATTTCTGAAGTTGGATATTTTTTCTTTATAATCGTACTGTTTCTTATGGGATTAAGTTTTTGTTGTAAACTGCTGCATTCATTTTGATGTAAATGGATTTTCGTGATTTTTGTGTTTGAGGTCATGTGCGAGTGTGATCCTTCACTGTTGTTGACCTTTGGTCAATGCTTGATTCGGATTTGGTTTTGGATTGTGCTCTTTTtgcctatttatttatttgtttattttcacACTCAAAATCTGTGCAGATAAGAAGGCAAACTATGATGTGAAGGTTTCTGCAGTTGAAATATCTCCAGAGCCTGTTGTTAGTGGGAAACCTGCTACCTTTAAAATTAAAGCTTCTTCTGGTAATCCCTCTTCTTCACACTtttctcttgtttaattctcGCTTTTCCAATTCGCATAACATATGCTTTAAAAGCATGTTAGAAGTTCTAATGTAGTTAATAGGTACTGGATTAATTATTAATTGCAAATTACAGTGCATTCCAGGGGTTGACCCAGAATGGTCACATATAGGGATGGAAATGAACTGAGTTGAGCCTATGCTTGGAAGCTCAAGCTTTGGTTGATAATATTAGGCTTTACTCATGATTTGGCTCATTTGTTACCGAGCCAAGCCATGAGCCTCAAGCACAACTAAATAGAAGGTTATTGAGATTAAGCTTGCTCAAGTATAGATTAAGCTTTTGCCTATAAGTAGGTAACTTGTTCTCAGTATAATTATGCACCTCACATATGGTACAAGCTACTGAGTTGAACATAGCAAAGCTCAAGCTCGACTCATTTAGCAAATAAGTCCAACGCTCAAATATGAAACTCAATGCTTAAAGTCAGCCAATGAAGCTCATGACCTTAGTTTATCAAGCAAGAAATAGCTCGTGACTCATGAGTTGGATTAACTCACTTCTAGCCCTAGTCCCTTACACGTTAAACCcattttattattgttttcagGAACACGATATGCCTTAAATACTAGATCTGTAGATTTAATACAATTTGCCATTTATGTTCTGGATTCTGAGTACATTACAAGTTCCACCcattttattattgttttcagGAACACAATATGCCTTAAATACTAGATCTGAAGACTTAATACAATTTACCATTTATGTTCTGGATTCTGAGTACATTATTTGTTTCTTAATATTTGTATTGGTGCTGCTTCATCAAGTTAATGTATCATGCATTAGTTTGCTGAATTATGAGTGTACTTTTTTCTATCTTTCATGCAGGTCAAGCTATTTCTGGAGGGAAGTTGGTAATTGCAGTTTCGTATCTTGGGATACCTGTCCGTACTGAAAATCATGATTTTTGTGAAGAAGTATCCTCCTGCCCTGTCGCTTCTGGAGACTTCGTGATTTCCCACACCCAGACATTGCCTTCATTTACTCCACCGGTTAGTTTTGATTTGTCTCACTCACACTCACATGTCTTACCAATGCTACGAGATTCTAAAAGTATGATCTATCATAATGTCATGAATAAAGCTTACTTCAAcctttgatgcaatttaattgaTACCATGATGGAAAATTCATTGAAAAATCATTGTAATCTACCACTCATTTGCTGCTTGAGCATTGAAACTTAGATTCTTTTTACCATTATTTCATTTGACTTTGATTTGAATATAAGCTTTTCATTATTCGACATTCGCAAATTTGTTCTTGGCATGCTACTCACTCTTCCCTTTTGAATTGTGATTTTCCACACCCAGACATTGCCTTCATTTACTCCACCGGTTAGTTTTGATTTGTCTCATGCACACTCATATGTCTTACCAATGCTAAAAGATTCTAAAAGTATGATCCTATCATAGTATCATGAAATAAAGCTTACTTCAACCTTTGATGCAAGTTAATTGATACTATGATAGGAAATTCATTGAAAATCATTGTGATTTCCCACTCATTTTGTGCTTGAGCCTTGAAACTTAGATTTAAGTTAGCATTATTAACTTACTTCATATGACTTTGATTTGGGTGATAAGCTTTTCATTATTCGACTGCAAATTTGTCCTTGGCATGCTACTCAATCTTCCCTTTTGACTTGGTAAATGCAAAATTGGTTTTCTATGTAACGTAATCAAGATTAAAGTGTAATTAAATTTTTCTCTCTTTAGAATATCAACAATAGTGTGGTATACAATATACATTATAAGAGACCAACTACATAACAAACCAACTAAGCCAActcccttttattttttattttgacatTCGAAAAACTAGCGTAGTGAggatttgtttttatttctttttttaacgAACCTGTTTTTCAACTAGTTGGTTGGAGTTGGCTTCACTCCTAGTTGGTTCCCTAGCAGAACCGAACTTTTATTTGGTCAATCTTACGAAGTCTTTGGGATAGTCAGATATGATTCTAGCTTGGTGACAAAATGAAATTTGTTAAACAACCATTTTTTGTCTGTTGTGATTGGTATTTTTTGCTTTAATGCTAGTGTCAGGAACCTAGTCAACAATAAACCAGGGACTTATTTCTAAACTAATCGCTTGGGTGTTTTGAAACTAACTTGCTTAACTAGCAAGTGAGTGAGAGGAATCAGTATTCTGGTATTAACAAGAAGAGGGAACTACATAAGGGAATGAGAGGGATATCATGGGGTATGCCTCAGAATTATGAGGATGAGGATTGGCCTTTGAAGTGCCATACACATTGTATTGTTCTTGCAATTTCAGTGTTAATTCCAGAGGAATTTCTGTGTTTAGTGCAATCTTCCTGCATGAATCCCAGGTTCCTTACggttagttaattagttttacAAATTTCTTTTCAgcttttttttattgttgtaaTTGGGTGAACAGCCCATTTTCCAGTATCCATTTATATGTGTAGTTATACTTGCATGGAGTTATTAAGTTATTGGAATACGGTAATTTCTCTAATGAAGTGGAGAAAAAAAATGCTTTTTGATGAAATAGTATGGCTGAGCAATGAGATTGTAACTCATGTGGAGTGTTATTCGAATTAACATATGCATAAGCACTAATGGTTTAAATTTGAAGTGTGAAACCTTTCATACATGATACATCAACCCAAAACATCCACCTACCCAAACACAGAAGCATTATATGCCCTTGTTTATAGAGAGACGACTTGAGTATTATACGGGA contains the following coding sequences:
- the LOC107630004 gene encoding putative phosphatidylglycerol/phosphatidylinositol transfer protein DDB_G0282179 gives rise to the protein MDFPKLNILLCLSIFLLSSFRAHAKVEFDYCDKKANYDVKVSAVEISPEPVVSGKPATFKIKASSGQAISGGKLVIAVSYLGIPVRTENHDFCEEVSSCPVASGDFVISHTQTLPSFTPPGSYTLKMTLKDNKNELLTCIKFSFKIQFGSMVSDA